The genomic DNA tttaattgatgCTTCAACTAATTCCACAAAGGAAATGCCTTTGGGAAAAGTATGCTCATAAAAATGgctttgtttgaataaaatgaaaataatatataacACACGTCATTTATATGATAAATATAATGTCCTTCATCttgacattttcaataaaaatgtttcaacaattagtacatttaacattttaatgttatgaaaatgtttatgtatttatagaTGAACCTGATAAAGCAGTTTGGTAAACGCAGGCCCAGATTCTACTGACTGATTTGACCAGAATATTTAAGAGTATTTGGATTTTAGAGAATTCGATTTATCTAAAATGACTTTTCCTCTGACGCATCACCAGCTTTTCTGAGGAGGGAcaatttaaatgtcttaatttcTCATGTTGGCTCTTTATACATGTGGTGAGAGTGTGGGTGTGATAGAGAGAACTTAACAGCTTGTATACTGAATGAGCACATCAGCGTGAGCAGATGAATTGTACCCTGTTTACCAAATATCCTGGTTATTGAAGGTTCACCATGGCTTTGGGTCTTTGTTTGCTGAGTTTGGTCCGTTTGTCTCTACGTTTGCCTCTGAATGTGTGTCTGTCTCTCGTCTATGTTGTGGAGAGAGCTTTTCAACACTGTAGGAAACAAAATAGCTCATCCTCTCTGCTGTAACAGTCtcattaatgtgtttgttgAAGTGTTAAATGATTATgaatcacataaaaatacactGACATACAGCAAACAGTGTGCGCTGAATATTTCCTGTAAGAACTGGTCCAATTGAATAGTTTGTGGTCCCGCTGTCATCTGTTTCACTTTTGCATTGCTGCAgtttaaatcaataatcaatgcTGGCTGCTGTCTCTGTCGTtgctaaagattttattttgtattttcacgTTGCAAGGCATCAATTCTGAAATCACCAGGTCGATAGGTGGTGCTGAATGACACAGCTATACATGAAAATATCTCCTGCATCAGATGCTCACAGCTGGGCTTGTTGTTTTGCACGctcaaaatgtgaatattttaacaaaacattcagtggCACGGTGGAACAGTGTTTAaacataatgttattttttgtactgtagtatacactgtactttttactgctgagcaataaaacagaagaaaaacacctGAATGACTGAATTTGCCTCATTTATTATCTTTGGAGTGTTTTTAATTACAAGATATTGtggtttacaaaaacatttagctttttgttcAATCATATAGTTCTAATTGACTGTAGGGGAtaagaaatgtgaaaagctaAGCATCATGTTGCTTCCATTTAATGCaatttgttgtgttgttttgtaaaataacatcCTTCTCCCATTAAATGTaagagtttgtggttgtaacattacaaaatgtggaaaaaatatagGGAAAAGATTAaatctgttatattttttatatatttctaaatgAGCTATACTGCCAGTCCAAAAACATCACACACTAActttaattaatgtaattaaagCTTGTGTATTTAATTTGCTAAATCTAGGTGGTGACCTATTGGACAGGGATAGCAATCTGGTCCAAGTAGTCATGCCGACTGCAGCACATTTATTGATGGAGTGAGCTGGAATTTTCCTTTTGTGAACCACAGCTGCGTCTGTGTAAAACCCACCCATGACTCCTGTAGTGTGATGTCAGACAAAGCTTCAGCTGAGGAGAGAGGCAACTTTGACATGTGTGTTACTTTCAGATTTGTGGGGATACCTCGTGCCTGCAATCAGAAAGCAGCTGTTACTTTTAGAACCACATTCAATCCTAATAGTACTAAATGCAGTAAAAGGAGATTGGTTCTCTGTCTAAAAACAGATCACATTTGCATTATTACTCCAAAAGCACCGTAAAATACCATATTCCAGATTGCAAAAGCATCTAGGAACGAAGAATATGAATGTTAGTGATACGTCATGTGGTCTAATGGAACTTGGTGTTTTGCCATAATGACCATTGTTGCATTTGGAAGAAAGGGGGATGCTTGAATACCTGAAATCACCAACAAAATTGGGAGGAATGGGAGTGGCAGATGAGAAAATATATGAAAGTGTTCAAGCAACACCTCAAAATATCAATCAGGAGGTTAAAGCTTGAGGGTAAATTGGTCTTTCAACTGGACAAAACCCTAACACACACAGCTACATTGGTTACGAAGGGGCATAAGGACAACAATGTCAATGTTCTGAAGTGGCAATCACAAAACCCTGATCTCAGTTCCATTAAGACTTTGAAACTAGAGTTGAAATGGTGTGTGTGAGCTTGCATATATCAAGGAAATATGCTGAGAagaaatgatgaaagaaaatctaaaattaatagATGACATTTGCATTATTCTGGCAtgtagcaaacagaaataacaatggtgtttttatgttacgggctgcacagtggcacagttggtagcactgttgccttgcagcaagaaggtcctgggttcaattcccggggtctttctgcatggagtttgcatgttctccctgtgcatgcgtgggttctctccgggtactccggcttcctcccacagtccaaaaacatgactgttaggttaattggtctatctaaattctccctaggggtcctatatgtctttgtgttgccctgcgacagactggcgacctgtccagggtgtaggctaccccacctctcgcccggaacgtagctggagataggcaccagcaaccctcccgaccccattagggacaaagagtgaacagaaaatggatggatagatggggTTTTGTGCTACATTGTGTGAGAAATGTAAATGTACAGATAGATATTCACTGTGTATGGGGTGGGGTATTTTCTCTCTTTAGTAAACGCATACaaaactgttattattattattgttgttgttattgttgttgttgatattattaacaataatagcaataattattattaataacaataatcatatagagaacaacaacaataataataatataataattttttgttattatttatttatttatagtctTTTCTCTAACAAGCATGACACACATCCGGGTCATAGTGGAAGTCTTTCCGGGAGACGGCACAGGTTTGTCAGATATCCCGTGCATGGCATGGTTGACAGGATAGTCGGCGATTGGGGCGGGATAACTTCTTATACATTAGTCTATCCACTTGTTACAaaagttaaacataaaaatcagaacTAACTCGATCTCTTCCAGTCGTCTCGCCAGCTGTCCTCACGCGTCTTTTCTCTCTTGTCATTGCTCGGGTTAGCTAACTAACGTTAACGTTGCTCTGTGCGAAAATGGCGGATGTACAGTCAGAGAAGAGTCTGGATGATTTCTTTGCTAAGCgggataaaaagaagaagaaagagaagggCAAGGGGAAGGAGACCACGACCGGGCCCGCGACGGCCGCGgtgaaaaagatgaagaaagagaaggagaaatCTGCGAAAAACGAAAACCAGGACGCTCAAGTGGAGAAGGTAACCGACGCTGCTGATGCTGTTCGGGGGAACTTTTTGTCTCGTACCGGTGTCGTGTCAGATTCGGTTACCAGATCGGAATCCGTGCTTCTGGAAGTGTTGATAAACGAGATTTTACTTTGTACTATGTTATATTTGAGTGTCACGAGTGTACATTTTACATGATTAGAATAAATCTCTGTTAGTGGCTAACATATGCTTGCCAATGGCGCACATTGTGACAGGATACCAAAGCAGACATGACACCCATGTAATCTCTACCTCTAATACTTTTTGATGCAATAACTGAGCTGTCTAAACACAGATGCATCATCATAAATTAGGATATCACTGTAAAGTTAATTAGTTTGTTTGGTACATATAGAATAAACTCATGTCACCTAGCGTATAGCAaatgaaaacctcagaaaattTGGAcattacaaaaaattaataaataaaataaaagggatTGTAGCAGACTATGGCTTCCACAGTCATGTTGCCAAATGTTATTACTTAAGAAGATGGTTGTTTTATAGAGTGCTCCACCCAAGAATATtgatagaaagttgagtggaaggagaaagtgggtttctgtcagaaaatgttcaattcAGGAATTTGGATTAGTTTCTCAAGCTATGACTGTGGTTGGTGTCTGTTCTCCAAGAgtcaacaaacacacagacaaggCCAAGACATGTTCTGCAACTGTTGCAGTTAGGTAGCCACACCTGAATATGGAGGAGGTttaggacaaaaacaaataaaaatcacagaattCGTATCAGGAAAAATTCAGTTACGaagcaaaggtctgaaaataatttgctttttcaGTGTCCCTAATCCTCTTTTGTGCCTTAGCTAGAGGCATTAAAAATGACTCGCTTGGGTTAGGTGCAAAAGAGCTGAACTTTTCTTCTGAGGTTCATTGTCTCTAGAGAATCTAAACAAAACGAAGGCCTCTGTTAAAGCAGCTTGGGTGTTGTTAATGACTCAGCTGTGCTGCAGACCCATTACCTCCATGCCACTCAGCATTGATCCAGTAATTCATACAAACAGAGCTTCGACTAAGTATCGATTGAACACAGTGTACTGTGATTCGACATGCTTACCATATCGGCTGtattaaaaatccttttattgGGTGGTGGGTAATGTTCTGGGGAAAATGATTATTGCTTTATATCAGCTGTAGTCCGTAATAATCaatattaactgaaataaatgctaaGAGTATAGTGAACAAAGTCTAATAAATCCCTACAAGATAAAAGTTAGACCTGTAGAATTGAATTACAtactgaaattttttttgttgcttgatATAGGAAGTAATTTTGGATCTGATTGgtaaaagaaattacaagatTATTCCTACATTATGGGTTTTTTGTCACTACGTTATATCATGGGAGTTTATAGTTTTGCTGCCTGTAATGATTGGGGAGAagatctgatttatttatcaattaAACTGTCTCAATTCTTTATCTGGTTGGTTGAgcattattttatattcatatctCTGTGATGtaattgtaattttgtattGAGTGCTGTTTTACTGCAAAGGAGGACGAGGAATGGAAAGAGTTTGAGCAGAAAGAAGTGGACTACACCGGGCTTCGGCTCCAGGCTTTACAGATCAggtgagaacaaaacaaagtgttttcagCTGATGTTAGTTTAGGATTAATCCTTTTTTCCTtagttgttaaaaatgtttattgagAAATAGGACATTTCTGGTGAATAAATTCACAGGACTTGATGAAGACCTGGGTCACTTTTTAATGTGCTTGCTGTCTTTTGATGCCTTCCTATTTCCATTTAGTACCTGAGACAAACAGCTTTGTTCACTTGGACTTAAATCCTCAACATTGTATGTTTTGATGTAAATACAGGTAAAAATCGCTCAAATCTCACATTATTTAACTGAATatgtcattcatttttgtttggatttcattTGAGACGTGACAATATCTATGAAAGGTCAGATTATGACCTGATCAAGCTAATATAACTTTAAGTAATGTTCTGGTGGAAGATGGTATTTTTGGATTCTTAATAcccacagaaaacagaaataggTGTTGAAGCAGCTACTAAACATGTGCAAAAACATTGTCTATGAAACATCTAAAATTGCAAAGtgtgaaatggaaaaagagTGGAATGACCCACTGAATATGCCCACATGTTATCAGTTcgacatgttatttttttttttattctgtataaagtagaaaaagcaaacactctttctcttaaaaacaaacacagtttaAACAAGACTTCTTCAGGACACCAGTGACATAGAATATGAGTTTATTACTAAACTTCCCACATTAACTGCATTTAATGATATTCGCAAATCAATTGATGCTCTAATGGAAccaacagagaagaaaatagaaaaaaaaacagcaattgttgttacaataaatcaaaattcctATCACAATGGTAAATTTTTCACTGTAACAATAAACTATGAACATAAACGTTGCCAACAAAGCCTAAATACATCTGTTTAATTTGATGACTGCACCCAGCCATCAAGTGAGAGACCTGGTGATGGTAGTCTGAATAACAGCCTTCTAGTTTATTGCTTCGTCACCAAATACTCTGGAGCAGGTTGCTTTTTATAGCCCACTATTTAATAACCTGTTAAACAACTGCTGAACCTGTGATTGTTTGCAGTgatgaaaaagaggaagaggaataTGAGAAGGAGGAGATAGGAGAGGATGGAGAGATCATTCTGGTCAGCGGAGACAAAGTGTCCGGTCCCTGGAACAAATCTGGCgctgctccacctccttctGCTTCACCTGTGGGTGAGTAAGCTGCTCTGTGTGTAACCAGCAATAAAAGTACATTGACTTCATTTAGGATTTGTCTAATCtaagattttgacttttttgttgaATCATACTAAAagataattgtttgttttttttcccctattggtgcagaggaagaagaggcgCCTGAAGCAAAGCCTGCAGGAGTCTATCGTCCTCCAGGTGCCCGACTGACCCCTAGCAGAAGAGTCCAGAGCCAGGGTCCGCCTGAGATCTTCAGCGACACACAGTTCCCCTCGCTGCTGTCCACCGCTAAGCACGTCGAGACTCGCAAGTAAGCAGAGAAATAAGGCTggaacaattaatcagattaatcgtgattattgaaatattctCTTCTagtttagtaatcaattaatcgttaacagTAGATTAagaaaaggccatttgctgggaaaaaaaaaatcttttacccAAAACTCATCAAGTCGGAGT from Xiphophorus couchianus chromosome 21, X_couchianus-1.0, whole genome shotgun sequence includes the following:
- the cdv3 gene encoding protein CDV3 homolog isoform X3 is translated as MADVQSEKSLDDFFAKRDKKKKKEKGKGKETTTGPATAAVKKMKKEKEKSAKNENQDAQVEKDEEWKEFEQKEVDYTGLRLQALQISDEKEEEEYEKEEIGEDGEIILVSGDKVSGPWNKSGAAPPPSASPVEEEEAPEAKPAGVYRPPGARLTPSRRVQSQGPPEIFSDTQFPSLLSTAKHVETRKDREMEKTFEVVKHKNRGREETGSTSVEHLQLDNQYAILGDK
- the cdv3 gene encoding protein CDV3 homolog isoform X2; this translates as MADVQSEKSLDDFFAKRDKKKKKEKGKGKETTTGPATAAVKKMKKEKEKSAKNENQDAQVEKEDEEWKEFEQKEVDYTGLRLQALQISDEKEEEEYEKEEIGEDGEIILVSGDKVSGPWNKSGAAPPPSASPVEEEEAPEAKPAGVYRPPGARLTPSRRVQSQGPPEIFSDTQFPSLLSTAKHVETRKDREMEKTFEVVKHKNRGREETGSTSVEHLQLDNQYAILGDK
- the cdv3 gene encoding protein CDV3 homolog isoform X1, which gives rise to MADVQSEKSLDDFFAKRDKKKKKEKGKGKETTTGPATAAVKKMKKEKEKSAKNENQDAQVEKCCFTAKEDEEWKEFEQKEVDYTGLRLQALQISDEKEEEEYEKEEIGEDGEIILVSGDKVSGPWNKSGAAPPPSASPVEEEEAPEAKPAGVYRPPGARLTPSRRVQSQGPPEIFSDTQFPSLLSTAKHVETRKDREMEKTFEVVKHKNRGREETGSTSVEHLQLDNQYAILGDK